A window from Bubalus kerabau isolate K-KA32 ecotype Philippines breed swamp buffalo chromosome 5, PCC_UOA_SB_1v2, whole genome shotgun sequence encodes these proteins:
- the TAS1R1 gene encoding taste receptor type 1 member 1, with translation MSLWGVRLVGLQLSLSCCWAFSCHNTPSSPDFSLPGDYLLAGMFPLHSAPPEARGRPTVTFCDRSNNFNGHGYHLFQAMRFSIEEINNSTALLPNVTLGYELYDVCSDSANMYATLSILNTLGRRYVEIQGDPAHFSPAMVAVIGPDITKHALTTAALLSPFLVPLVSYGASSMVLNSRRLYPSFLRTISSDKHQVDILVLLLQRFGWVWISIVGGEGDYGEVGIQELEYQVTRQGICIAFRDIVPFSAQPGDERMQTMIRCLVQARTTVVVVYSGRQLARVFFESVVLAKLTAKVWIATEDWAISSHINSVPGIQGIGTVLGVAIPHRHIPGLKKFEEAYVEADKGVLRPCPQGSWCSSNQLCTECWAFTAQVMPTLAEFSMSSAYNAYQAVYAVAHGLHQLLGCSSGACSRSQVYPWQLLEEIRKVKFLLHKDAVTFNDDGNTLSNYDIIAWDWSGPSWTFRVIGSSSPFSVSLDINTTKIRWHGNDNQVPKSVCSRDCPEGHQRVITGFHHCCFECVPCEAGTFLNKSDPYRCRPCGKEEWAPERSQTCFPRTVVFLTWHEPVSLVLLAANTLLLLLVAGTAGLFAWHLDTPVVRSAGGRLCFFMLGSLAGGTWGLYGFFGEPTLPTCLLRQGLFSLGFAIFLSCLTVRSFQLVFIFKFSARLPTFFRAWVQNRGAGLFVMISSTIQLLICLIWLAVWTPLPTREYKHFPQLVVLGCTEANSLGFMLAVTYNGLLSVSAFACSYLGKDLPENYNEAKCVTFSLLLNFVSWIAFFTMTIIYQGKYLPAVNALAMLSSLSGGFSGYFLPKCYVILCRPDLNSTEHFQASIQDYTRRCGST, from the exons ATGTCACTCTGGGGGGTGCGCCTGGTCGGCCTGCAGCTCTCCCTCTCTTGCTGTTGGGCTTTCAGCTGCCACAACACCCCGTCCTCCCCCGACTTCAGCCTCCCTGGGGATTACCTGCTTGCAGGCATGTTCCCTCTCCACAGTGCCCCTCCAGAGGCCAGAGGAAGACCCACGGTGACCTTCTGTGACAG GTCCAACAATTTCAACGGCCATGGCTACCACCTCTTCCAGGCCATGCGGTTCAGCATCGAGGAGATAAACAATTCTACCGCCCTGCTACCCAATGTCACCCTGGGGTATGAGCTGTACGATGTGTGCTCAGACTCAGCGAACATGTACGCCACGCTAAGCATACTGAACACACTGGGGAGGCGCTATGTGGAGATCCAGGGAGACCCTGCCCACTTTTCCCCTGCGATGGTGGCGGTGATTGGGCCTGATATCACCAAGCACGCTCTTACCACTGCAGCCCTGCTGAGCCCCTTCCTGGTGCCCTTG GTCAGCTACGGAGCCAGCAGCATGGTGCTCAACTCGAGGCGGCTCTATCCCTCTTTTCTGCGCACCATCTCCAGTGATAAGCACCAGGTGGACatcttggtgctgctgctgcagaGGTTCGGGTGGGTCTGGATCTCCATCGTGGGTGGCGAAGGTGACTACGGGGAGGTAGGGATACAGGAGCTGGAGTACCAGGTCACCCGGCAGGGCATCTGTATTGCCTTCAGGGACATTGTGCCTTTTTCCGCCCAACCGGGCGACGAGCGGATGCAGACCATGATACGCTGCCTGGTCCAAGCCAGGACCACCGTTGTAGTGGTTTACTCCGGCAGACAGTTGGCCAGGGTGTTCTTTGAATCCGTGGTGCTGGCCAAACTGACTGCCAAGGTGTGGATTGCCACAGAAGACTGGGCCATCTCTAGTCACATCAACAGTGTGCCTGGGATCCAGGGCATCGGCACAGTGCTGGGCGTGGCCATCCCGCACAGGCATATCCCTGGCCTGAAGAAGTTTGAAGAGGCCTATGTCGAAGCCGACAAAGGAGTTCTCAGGCCTTGCCCCCAGGGCTCCTGGTGCAGCAGCAACCAGCTGTGCACAGAATGCTGGGCTTTCACGGCACAGGTGATGCCCACGCTAGCAGAGTTCTCCATGAGCTCTGCCTACAACGCATACCAGGCTGTCTACGCTGTGGCCCATGGCCTCCACCAGCTCCTGGGCTGCTCCTCTGGAGCCTGTTCGAGGAGCCAGGTCTATCCCTGGCAG CTTCTGGAGGAGATCCGCAAGGTGAAGTTCCTTTTACACAAAGACGCTGTGACATTTAATGACGATGGCAATACCCTCAGCAACTATGACATAATTGCCTGGGACTGGAGCGGCCCCAGCTGGACCTTCAGGGTCATTGgctcttcctctccattttcaGTGTCGCTGGACATAAATACGACCAAAATCCGGTGGCATGGAAACGACAACCAG GTGCCTAAGTCTGTGTGTTCCAGGGACTGTCCTGAAGGCCACCAGAGAGTGATCACAGGTTTCCACCATTGCTGCTTTGAGTGTGTGCCCTGTGAGGCCGGGACCTTCCTCAATAAGAGTG ACCCCTATAGATGCCGGCCTTGTGGGAAAGAAGAGTGGGCACCTGAGAGAAGCCAGACTTGTTTCCCACGCACTGTGGTGTTTTTGACGTGGCACGAGCCAGTCTCTTTGGTACTGCTGGCAGCtaatacgctgctgctgctgctggtggctgGGACTGCTGGCCTGTTTGCCTGGCACCTAGACACCCCCGTGGTGAGGTCAGCTGGAGGCCGACTATGCTTCTTCATGCTGGGCTCCTTGGCAGGGGGGACTTGGGGCCTCTATGGCTTCTTTGGGGAGCCCACACTGCCCACGTGCTTACTGCGCCAAGGCCTCTTTTCCCTTGGTTTTGCCATCTTCCTGTCCTGCCTGACGGTCCGCTCCTTCCAACTTGTcttcattttcaagttttctgCCAGGTTACCCACCTTCTTCCGTGCATGGGTCCAAAACCGTGGTGCTGGCCTGTTTGTGATGATCAGCTCAACAATCCAGCTGCTTATCTGCCTAATTTGGCTTGCAGTGTGGACCCCACTGCCCACCAGGGAATACAAGCACTTTCCTCAACTGGTGGTGCTTGGCTGCACAGAGGCTAACTCACTGGGCTTCATGCTGGCTGTTACCTACAATGGCCTCCTCTCGGTCAGCGCCTTTGCCTGCAGCTACCTGGGCAAGGACCTGCCAGAGAACTACAATGAGGCCAAATGTGTCACCTTCAGCTTGCTCCTCAACTTTGTGTCCTGGATCGCCTTCTTCACCATGACCATTATCTATCAGGGCAAGTATCTGCCCGCGGTCAACGCGCTGGCCATGCTGAGCAGCTTGAGTGGAGGCTTCAGCGGTTATTTCCTCCCCAAGTGCTACGTGATTCTGTGCCGCCCGGACCTCAACAGCACCGAGCACTTCCAGGCCTCCATCCAGGACTACACCAGGCGCTGTGGTTCCACCTGA